From Hymenobacter sedentarius, a single genomic window includes:
- the nuoF gene encoding NADH-quinone oxidoreductase subunit NuoF has translation MGRKLLTEHINVEGIDTFEVYRKHGGYRSVEKALKTMTPEEVVEEVKKSGLRGRGGAGFPTGMKWSFLAKPEGVPRYLVCNADESEPGTFKDRQLMAKLPHLLIEGMITGSYALGARTSYIYIRGELLYVLRILEKAIAEAYAAGFLGENILGSGYSLDLHVHPGAGAYICGEETALLESLEGKRGNPRNKPPFPAVQGLYARPTVVNNVETIAAVPVIVNEGGDEYAKIGVGKSTGTKLISACGHLNKPGIYEIELGVPVEEFIYSDEYCGGIWKGRDLKAVVAGGSSVPILPKELILKTAAGENRLMTYESLSDGGFVTGTMLGSGGFIAMDETTCIVKNTWNFSRFYHHESCGQCSPCREGTGWLEKVLHRLEHGHGSMHDIDLIVSVAKQIEGNTICPLGEAAAWPVAAAVRHFRHEFEWHVTNPKEATMPGAAYRGAAVLA, from the coding sequence ATGGGCCGCAAGCTATTAACTGAACATATCAACGTCGAAGGCATTGACACCTTCGAAGTCTACCGCAAGCACGGCGGCTACCGCTCCGTGGAGAAGGCGCTCAAAACCATGACGCCTGAGGAAGTAGTGGAAGAAGTGAAGAAGTCGGGCCTGCGGGGCCGCGGCGGCGCGGGCTTCCCTACAGGCATGAAGTGGAGCTTCTTGGCCAAGCCCGAGGGCGTGCCGCGCTACCTCGTCTGCAACGCCGACGAATCGGAGCCCGGCACCTTCAAGGACCGCCAGTTGATGGCGAAACTGCCCCACTTGCTCATTGAGGGCATGATTACGGGCAGCTACGCCCTGGGCGCGCGCACCAGCTACATCTACATCCGCGGCGAGTTGTTGTACGTGCTGCGCATTCTCGAAAAGGCCATTGCTGAGGCTTACGCGGCTGGTTTCCTGGGCGAGAACATCCTCGGCTCGGGCTACTCGCTCGATTTGCACGTGCACCCCGGCGCCGGCGCCTACATCTGCGGCGAGGAAACCGCGCTGCTAGAATCCTTGGAAGGGAAGCGCGGCAACCCGCGCAACAAGCCGCCATTCCCGGCTGTGCAGGGCCTCTACGCCCGCCCCACGGTGGTAAATAACGTGGAAACCATTGCAGCTGTGCCAGTTATCGTGAACGAAGGCGGCGACGAGTACGCCAAAATCGGGGTAGGCAAAAGCACGGGCACCAAGCTGATTTCGGCATGCGGCCACCTGAACAAGCCGGGCATCTACGAAATTGAGCTGGGCGTACCGGTGGAGGAATTTATCTATTCCGATGAGTACTGCGGCGGCATCTGGAAGGGCCGCGACCTAAAGGCCGTTGTGGCTGGGGGTTCGTCCGTTCCGATTCTGCCCAAGGAGCTTATCCTGAAAACCGCAGCCGGCGAAAACCGCCTGATGACCTACGAGTCGTTGTCTGACGGCGGCTTCGTTACGGGCACCATGCTGGGCTCGGGCGGCTTCATTGCGATGGACGAAACCACGTGCATTGTGAAGAACACCTGGAATTTCAGCCGCTTCTACCACCACGAGTCGTGCGGGCAGTGCTCGCCCTGCCGTGAGGGTACGGGCTGGCTGGAGAAAGTACTGCACCGCCTCGAACACGGCCACGGCTCGATGCACGACATCGACCTGATTGTGAGCGTGGCCAAGCAGATTGAAGGCAACACCATCTGCCCGCTCGGCGAAGCTGCGGCGTGGCCGGTAGCTGCCGCTGTGCGTCACTTCCGCCACGAGTTTGAGTGGCACGTGACCAACCCCAAAGAGGCCACTATGCCCGGCGCGGCGTACCGCGGCGCGGCGGTGCTGGCCTAA
- a CDS encoding NADH dehydrogenase (quinone) subunit D, with protein sequence MPLLNDFSQELTTLNLGPTHPATHGIFQNILQMDGERIVSGVPTIGYIHRAFEKIAERRPFYQITPLTDRMNYCSSPINNMGWHMTVEKLLGVTVPKRAQYMRVIMMELARIADHLICNSILGVDTGAFTGFLYVFQEREKIYEIYEEVCGSRLTTNMGRVGGMERDFSPVALQKLRDWLKTFPAVMKEFESMFNRNRIFMDRVVNVGPISAEKALNYGFTGPNLRAAGVDYDVRAMNPYSSYEDFEFDIPVGTNGDTYDRFIVRNEEIWQSLRIIKQALENLPEGPYHADAPHYYLPAKQEVYKNMEALIYHFKIIMGEIDAPVGEVYHSVEGGNGELGFYLISDGGRTPYRLHFRRPCFIYYQAYPEMAVGTTLSDAIVILSSMNVIAGELDA encoded by the coding sequence ATGCCCCTGCTCAACGACTTCAGCCAGGAGCTGACGACGCTGAACCTGGGCCCCACGCACCCGGCCACGCACGGCATTTTCCAGAACATCCTGCAAATGGATGGCGAGCGGATTGTGTCGGGCGTGCCCACCATCGGCTACATCCACCGCGCATTTGAGAAAATCGCGGAGCGCCGCCCGTTTTATCAAATCACGCCGCTCACCGACCGGATGAACTACTGTTCGTCGCCCATCAACAACATGGGCTGGCACATGACGGTGGAGAAGCTGCTCGGCGTGACGGTGCCCAAGCGGGCGCAGTACATGCGCGTGATTATGATGGAGTTGGCCCGCATTGCCGACCACTTGATTTGCAACTCCATCCTGGGCGTGGACACGGGTGCCTTCACCGGCTTCCTGTACGTGTTCCAGGAGCGCGAGAAGATTTACGAAATCTACGAGGAGGTGTGCGGCTCGCGCCTGACCACCAACATGGGCCGTGTGGGCGGCATGGAGCGGGATTTCTCGCCGGTAGCACTGCAAAAGCTGCGCGACTGGCTCAAGACCTTCCCGGCCGTGATGAAGGAATTTGAGTCGATGTTCAATCGCAACCGCATTTTCATGGACCGCGTGGTAAACGTGGGCCCGATTTCGGCGGAGAAGGCGTTGAACTACGGCTTCACCGGTCCCAACCTACGGGCCGCTGGCGTCGACTACGACGTGCGCGCCATGAACCCCTATTCTTCTTACGAGGACTTCGAGTTCGACATTCCGGTGGGCACCAATGGTGATACCTACGACCGTTTCATCGTCCGCAACGAGGAGATTTGGCAGAGCCTGCGCATCATCAAGCAAGCGCTGGAAAACCTGCCCGAAGGCCCCTACCACGCTGACGCCCCGCACTACTACCTGCCCGCCAAGCAGGAAGTGTACAAGAACATGGAGGCCCTGATTTACCACTTCAAAATCATCATGGGCGAGATTGATGCGCCTGTAGGTGAGGTATATCACTCGGTGGAAGGCGGCAACGGCGAGTTGGGTTTCTACCTGATTTCGGACGGCGGCCGCACGCCCTACCGCCTGCACTTCCGCCGGCCGTGCTTTATCTATTACCAAGCTTACCCGGAAATGGCCGTGGGCACCACGCTGTCGGACGCCATTGTCATTCTCTCGTCCATGAACGTCATCGCTGGCGAGCTGGACGCCTAG
- a CDS encoding NADH-quinone oxidoreductase subunit B, translating into MDTRVPEIKTVEAPEGIEGAGFFATSLEKVVGIARANSLWPLPFATSCCGIEFMATMGSHYDISRFGSERPSFSPRQADLLMVMGTIAKKMAPIVKQVYEQMAEPRWVLAMGACACSGGIFDSYSVLQGIDRIIPVDVYVPGCPPRPEQVLDGLMRVQDLAKNESMRRRNAPEYQALLASYNIK; encoded by the coding sequence ATGGATACCCGAGTTCCGGAAATCAAAACTGTCGAGGCCCCCGAGGGCATTGAAGGCGCTGGCTTCTTTGCCACTTCGCTGGAGAAAGTGGTGGGCATTGCCCGCGCCAACTCGCTCTGGCCCTTGCCCTTCGCTACCTCCTGCTGCGGCATCGAGTTCATGGCCACCATGGGCTCGCACTACGACATCTCACGCTTCGGCTCCGAGCGGCCCAGCTTCTCGCCCCGCCAGGCCGACTTGCTGATGGTAATGGGCACCATTGCCAAGAAAATGGCCCCCATTGTGAAGCAAGTGTACGAGCAGATGGCCGAGCCCCGCTGGGTGCTGGCCATGGGTGCCTGCGCGTGTTCGGGCGGCATTTTCGACTCGTACTCGGTGCTGCAAGGCATCGACCGCATCATCCCGGTCGACGTGTACGTGCCCGGCTGCCCGCCCCGCCCCGAGCAAGTGCTCGACGGCCTGATGCGCGTGCAGGACCTGGCCAAAAACGAATCCATGCGCCGCCGCAATGCACCCGAGTACCAGGCCCTGCTGGCGTCGTACAATATCAAATAA
- a CDS encoding NADH-quinone oxidoreductase subunit C, which produces MNPQESAAAPEVAVAEDPIKVQNARVLALLHQLFGEATFTDVEEPYGLLTVTTTRERIHDIIAGLQQDQEIKFHFLTTMCGINYPENEGKELGMIYHLHSLTQNIRLRIKIFFPIADPVVPTLTDLYATANWMEREAYDFFGVIFTGHPNLIRILNVEDMDYFPMRREYPLEDGTREDKTDLFFGR; this is translated from the coding sequence ATGAATCCTCAGGAATCTGCCGCCGCTCCCGAAGTCGCTGTTGCCGAAGACCCCATTAAGGTCCAGAATGCGCGGGTGCTGGCTTTGCTGCACCAGTTGTTTGGCGAGGCCACTTTCACCGATGTGGAGGAGCCCTACGGCCTGCTGACGGTGACCACCACGCGGGAGCGCATCCACGACATCATCGCCGGCTTGCAGCAGGACCAGGAAATTAAATTCCATTTCCTGACCACGATGTGCGGCATCAACTACCCCGAGAACGAGGGCAAGGAGCTGGGCATGATTTACCACCTGCACAGCCTGACACAGAACATCCGCCTGCGGATTAAAATCTTCTTTCCCATCGCCGACCCGGTGGTGCCGACCCTCACCGACCTCTACGCCACCGCCAACTGGATGGAGCGCGAGGCCTACGACTTCTTTGGCGTCATCTTCACCGGCCACCCCAATCTCATTCGCATCCTCAACGTCGAGGACATGGACTACTTCCCGATGCGGCGCGAATACCCGCTCGAAGACGGTACCCGCGAAGACAAAACTGACCTGTTTTTCGGCCGCTAG
- the nuoE gene encoding complex I 24 kDa subunit family protein, whose protein sequence is MEPTTAPTKPQFSPAAQAEIKRLLTHYPEDRSKSALLPILHIAQAEFGGWVSPEVQDLVAETLGIKPIEVYEVSSFYTQYNLKPVGKHVLEICRTGPCMLRGSDELTAHLERITGAKVGGTSPDGTFTLKEVECLAACGFAPIVQVREKYYEQLDTPEAVDAMLSELKSLVHRPILPWEETGLPNSLKNY, encoded by the coding sequence ATGGAGCCGACCACCGCGCCCACCAAACCGCAATTTTCTCCCGCCGCCCAAGCGGAAATCAAGCGCCTGCTCACGCACTACCCGGAAGACCGGAGCAAGTCGGCCCTGCTGCCGATTCTGCACATTGCGCAAGCCGAGTTCGGCGGTTGGGTAAGCCCCGAAGTACAGGACCTGGTAGCTGAGACCCTCGGCATCAAGCCCATTGAAGTATACGAGGTATCCTCCTTTTACACGCAGTACAACCTCAAGCCGGTGGGCAAGCACGTGCTGGAAATATGCCGCACGGGCCCCTGCATGCTGCGCGGCTCTGATGAGCTGACGGCCCACCTCGAGCGCATCACCGGCGCCAAAGTGGGCGGCACTTCGCCCGACGGTACCTTCACCCTGAAAGAAGTGGAGTGCCTGGCCGCCTGCGGCTTTGCCCCCATCGTGCAGGTGCGCGAGAAATACTACGAGCAGTTGGACACGCCTGAGGCGGTGGACGCCATGCTCAGCGAATTGAAGAGCCTGGTGCACCGCCCCATTTTGCCGTGGGAAGAAACGGGCCTGCCCAACTCCTTGAAGAACTACTAA
- a CDS encoding 2Fe-2S iron-sulfur cluster-binding protein, with protein sequence MAKITFDGIEVEVPDGTTILNAARQIGGGVVPPAMCYYTPLKGTGGKCRACLVRVAAGSAKDPRPMPKLVASCITTVQDGMVVENTTSQQVMDVRKGIVEMLLINHPLDCPVCDQAGECDLQDFAFEHGVSTTRYEEERRTFEKIDIGPLIQLHMTRCILCYRCVYTADQLTPERVHGVLGRGDASEIGTYIENIIDNEFSGNVIDVCPVGALTDKTFRFKQRVWFTKPVNAHRECENEKCCGRVTLWYKGKDVLRVTARKDQYGEVKEWICNTCRFDKKETSDWVLEGPAHINRASVISQNHYELPVVNPQVILDLPESTTRELERNPPLRLGGING encoded by the coding sequence ATGGCTAAAATAACCTTCGACGGCATTGAGGTAGAGGTTCCGGACGGAACCACTATCCTGAACGCGGCCCGCCAGATTGGCGGGGGCGTGGTGCCGCCCGCCATGTGCTACTATACCCCGCTAAAGGGCACCGGCGGCAAATGCCGCGCCTGCCTGGTGCGCGTGGCGGCCGGTTCGGCCAAAGACCCGCGCCCCATGCCCAAACTGGTGGCCTCGTGCATCACGACGGTGCAAGACGGCATGGTGGTCGAGAACACGACCTCGCAGCAAGTGATGGACGTGCGCAAGGGCATCGTGGAGATGCTGCTCATCAACCACCCGCTCGATTGCCCGGTGTGCGACCAGGCCGGCGAGTGCGACTTGCAGGACTTTGCCTTCGAGCACGGCGTGAGCACCACCCGCTACGAGGAAGAGCGCCGCACCTTCGAGAAAATCGACATCGGCCCGCTCATTCAGCTGCACATGACACGCTGCATCCTGTGCTACCGCTGCGTCTACACCGCCGACCAGCTCACCCCCGAGCGCGTGCACGGCGTATTGGGCCGCGGCGATGCGTCGGAAATCGGCACCTACATCGAAAACATCATCGACAACGAGTTCAGCGGCAACGTCATCGACGTGTGCCCGGTGGGCGCGCTGACCGACAAAACCTTCCGCTTCAAGCAGCGCGTGTGGTTCACGAAACCCGTGAACGCCCACCGCGAGTGCGAAAACGAGAAGTGCTGCGGCCGAGTAACGCTCTGGTACAAAGGCAAGGACGTGCTCCGCGTGACGGCCCGCAAAGACCAGTACGGCGAAGTGAAGGAGTGGATTTGCAACACCTGCCGTTTCGACAAAAAGGAAACCTCGGACTGGGTGCTCGAAGGCCCGGCGCACATCAACCGCGCTTCGGTAATCTCGCAGAACCACTACGAGCTGCCGGTAGTAAACCCGCAGGTAATTCTGGACTTGCCCGAAAGCACGACCCGCGAACTGGAACGCAACCCGCCGCTGCGCCTGGGTGGCATCAATGGCTAA
- a CDS encoding NADH-quinone oxidoreductase subunit A, with amino-acid sequence MLLVLPAANYQPSDYLPIIIQFGLALAFVAFAMIVSHLVGPKRHSTVKDASFECGIESVGNARTPISVKYFLTAIVFVLFDVEVIFMYPWAVNFRALGNDGFIAMVLFMFFLLAGFLYIIKKGILRWNEA; translated from the coding sequence ATGTTATTAGTCCTGCCGGCTGCCAATTATCAGCCTTCCGATTACCTCCCGATTATCATTCAATTCGGTCTGGCGCTGGCCTTTGTCGCCTTCGCCATGATTGTTTCCCACCTCGTGGGCCCGAAACGCCACAGCACGGTGAAGGATGCCTCCTTCGAGTGCGGCATCGAATCGGTGGGCAACGCCCGCACGCCGATTTCGGTGAAATACTTCCTCACGGCCATTGTCTTTGTGCTGTTCGACGTCGAAGTCATCTTCATGTATCCCTGGGCGGTGAATTTCCGGGCCTTGGGCAACGACGGTTTCATTGCTATGGTGCTGTTCATGTTCTTCCTGTTGGCGGGCTTCCTCTACATCATCAAAAAGGGCATCCTGCGCTGGAACGAAGCCTAA